A genomic stretch from Mastacembelus armatus chromosome 7, fMasArm1.2, whole genome shotgun sequence includes:
- the pgd gene encoding 6-phosphogluconate dehydrogenase, decarboxylating — translation MAEADIALIGLAVMGQNLIMNMNDHGFVVCAYNRTVSKVHDFLQNEAKGSKVIGAESLEDMVSKLKKPRRIILLVKAGQAVDDFIDKLVPLLEAGDIIIDGGNSEYRDTTRRCTSLKDKGLLFVGSGVSGGEDGARYGPSLMPGGHKEAWPHIKNIFQSIAAKVGTGEPCCDWVGDEGAGHFVKMVHNGIEYGDMQLICEAYHLMKDVLGMDHDEMAQVFDSWNKTELDSFLIEITASILKYRDSDGKHLLPKIRDSAGQKGTGKWTAISALEYGTPVTLIGEAVFARCLSSLKEERVEASRSLSGPQGVKFSGDKAAFLEDIRKALYASKIISYAQGFMLLRQAAKEFGWSLNYGGIALMWRGGCIIRSVFLGKIKEAFDRDAELQNLLLDSFFNNAVQDCQESWRRTVSTGVQHGIPMPCFTTALSFYDGYRHEMLPANLLQAQRDFFGAHTYELLSNPGHFIHTNWTGHGGNVSSSSYNA, via the exons AGCAGACATTGCACTGATTGGGTTGGCTGTCATGGGCCAGAAcctcatcatgaacatgaatgACCACGGCTTTGTG GTCTGCGCCTACAACCGTACGGTGTCCAAGGTGCACGACTTCCTGCAGAACGAGGCTAAGGGCTCCAAGGTGATTGGAGCCGAGTCTCTGGAGGACATGGTATCCAAACTAAAGAAACCGAGGAGGATTATCTTGTTGGTCAAGGCTGGACAGGCTGTGGACGATTTCATTGACaaattg GTTCCTCTTCTTGAGGCTGGTGATATCATCATTGACGGTGGTAACTCTGaatacagagacacaaca CGGCGGTGTACGAGTCTGAAGGACAAGGGCTTGCTGTTTGTTGGCAGTGGAGTCAGTGGTGGAGAAGACGGGGCACGTTATGGACCCTCACTCATGCCAGGAGGGCATAAAGAGGCCTG gccgCATATAAAAAACATCTTCCAGAGCATCGCTGCCAAGGTTGGAACAGGAGAACCTTGCTGTGACTGG GTCGGAGATGAGGGAGCAGGACATTTTGTTAAAATGGTCCATAATGGCATAGAGTATGGTGACATGCAGCTGATCTGTGAGGCCTATCACCTGATGAAGGATGTTCTGGGTATGGACCATGATGAGATGGCTCAG GTTTTTGACAGCTGGAACAAGACGGAGTTGGACTCATTCCTGATTGAGATCACAGCCAGCATCCTTAAATACAGAGACTCTGATGGTAAACACCTGCTGCCCAAGATCCGTGACAGCGCTGGACAAAAAGGCACAGGGAAGTGGACGGCCATTTCAGCCCTGGAGTACGGCACACCTGTCACTTTGATCG GGGAGGCTGTCTTTGCCAGATGCTTGTCCTCTCTTAAGGAGGAGAGAGTGGAGGCCAGCCGCAGTCTTTCAGGCCCACAGGGGGTCAAATTCAGCGGTGACAAGGCAGCCTTTCTGGAGGACATCAGaaag GCCCTCTACGCATCCAAGATCATTTCCTATGCGCAGGGCTTCATGCTGCTGCGGCAGGCAGCCAAAGAGTTTGGCTGGTCCCTTAACTATGGTGGAATTGCTCTGATGTGGAGAGGAGGCTGCATCATCCGAAG TGTCTTCCTGGGTAAAATCAAAGAGGCGTTTGACAGGGATGCTGAGCTGCAGAACTTGCTGCTGGACAGTTTCTTCAATAATGCTGTGCAAGACTGTCAG GAGTCTTGGCGCAGAACAGTCAGCACGGGAGTCCAGCATGGCATCCCCATGCCCTGTTTCACTACGGCTTTGTCTTTCTATGATGGCTATAGACATGAGATGCTGCCAGCCAACCTCCTCCAG gCCCAAAGGGATTTCTTTGGAGCACATACGTATGAACTACTGTCAAACCCTGGTCATTTCATTCACACCAACTGGACCGGTCATGGTGGAAATGTCTCGTCTTCATCATACAATGCTTAA